From Arcticibacter tournemirensis, one genomic window encodes:
- a CDS encoding restriction endonuclease, producing the protein MNFEESDINFDRIDWRQFEELCFDLLMKYQYHDMIWHQGSADGGRDIEGLSTVVNPLLGSYTEKWFFECKFYTGGVPMNELVNKIGWATAHCVKHFVLITNTHPTKDTWDYLNKTQEIASFKIHVIDGKKIKLMLLAFPDLIVKYFADDTVAWVKNLVRQWLFQKALPEVKTLARLAEIVDPAKLAKEELVFLMMAYQSSDYDEDDLPIDFEPFDFDFLWPEIVKYENEKYPISLNDVFLYQDRDWLHLRLMSSTIEQLDEFAFAMQHEIDDVGHIQITLRRTGKQFAVKIAINKPQP; encoded by the coding sequence ATGAATTTCGAAGAAAGCGATATTAATTTTGATCGTATTGATTGGCGTCAATTTGAGGAGCTATGCTTCGACCTTCTAATGAAATACCAGTATCACGACATGATCTGGCATCAGGGCAGTGCAGATGGTGGAAGGGATATCGAAGGCTTGTCCACGGTAGTTAATCCCTTATTGGGCTCTTACACGGAAAAATGGTTTTTTGAGTGCAAATTTTACACAGGCGGTGTTCCTATGAATGAACTAGTAAACAAGATCGGTTGGGCAACGGCGCATTGTGTAAAACATTTTGTTTTAATAACGAATACCCATCCGACCAAAGACACTTGGGATTATCTTAACAAAACCCAGGAAATAGCCAGTTTTAAAATACATGTTATTGACGGAAAAAAGATCAAGTTAATGTTATTAGCGTTTCCCGATTTGATTGTAAAATACTTTGCGGATGATACGGTAGCGTGGGTTAAGAATTTGGTTCGGCAATGGCTTTTTCAAAAAGCACTGCCTGAAGTAAAAACACTTGCCAGGTTGGCGGAGATTGTCGATCCGGCCAAATTAGCTAAAGAAGAGTTGGTATTTCTAATGATGGCTTATCAATCAAGTGATTATGACGAAGACGATCTACCCATTGACTTTGAACCATTTGATTTTGATTTCCTTTGGCCTGAAATTGTTAAATATGAAAACGAAAAATATCCTATCAGTCTGAATGATGTATTTCTTTACCAGGATCGTGATTGGCTTCATCTCCGATTGATGAGTTCCACAATTGAACAACTCGATGAATTTGCTTTCGCCATGCAACACGAAATTGACGATGTAGGACATATTCAAATAACGTTGAGAAGAACCGGTAAACAATTTGCTGTTAAAATTGCCATCAACAAGCCTCAACCATGA
- a CDS encoding PIN domain-containing protein: MKVVLDTNIIYDDFNFKKPNSQILLRELKGGKLTLHVPEIVLDEIVNKFRQRMDKAHKQIKSELDTIKELALEELTSPTNDQVISDLVNNYRDRLMSLFEEYDVKLIPYPKTDHRFLAKKAMLKTKPFNTNEKGYRDNLIWENIKSLISGAGEEIASRPELVFVTNNHTDFMAGDKLHEDLVNELDEQDLQSDTVAVYRNLKEFVDNVLNLYVVQEDVFRERLNANDFWDFELKSIIEEYLDNEYVGHNLSKFEFSEPGDYPDEDREITAYHENFQIRDLTVKKLSADEFVVDAKIDIETELEFFVDKSDYYSSRDEEYAVIDSDWNKHVMLVGQTETIPFDVTLIVNSKLKCQSIELNKTD, from the coding sequence ATGAAAGTTGTATTAGACACTAACATTATTTATGATGACTTCAATTTTAAGAAGCCCAATAGCCAGATTTTACTACGTGAATTGAAAGGGGGCAAGTTGACACTGCATGTCCCTGAAATTGTATTAGACGAAATCGTCAACAAATTCCGGCAACGTATGGATAAGGCACATAAACAAATCAAATCTGAGTTAGATACGATTAAAGAACTGGCGTTGGAAGAATTAACTAGCCCAACGAACGACCAGGTGATTAGTGATCTGGTCAACAACTACCGTGATAGATTGATGTCTCTATTTGAAGAATACGATGTTAAACTAATTCCGTATCCCAAGACTGATCATCGGTTCTTGGCAAAAAAGGCAATGTTAAAAACAAAACCTTTTAATACGAATGAAAAGGGTTATCGCGACAATCTCATTTGGGAGAATATTAAATCTTTGATCTCAGGAGCTGGCGAAGAAATAGCATCCCGTCCAGAACTGGTATTTGTGACAAATAATCATACTGATTTTATGGCCGGTGATAAGCTGCACGAGGACTTGGTTAATGAATTAGATGAACAGGATTTGCAGAGCGACACGGTGGCCGTCTATCGAAACCTAAAGGAGTTTGTCGACAACGTATTGAACTTATATGTCGTGCAGGAAGATGTCTTCAGAGAGCGGCTCAATGCAAATGATTTTTGGGATTTTGAATTGAAGTCAATTATTGAAGAGTATTTAGATAATGAATATGTTGGCCATAACCTTAGTAAGTTCGAGTTTTCTGAGCCAGGCGATTACCCAGATGAAGACCGGGAGATCACTGCTTATCATGAAAATTTTCAAATCCGCGATTTAACAGTAAAAAAACTGAGTGCCGACGAATTTGTGGTTGATGCTAAGATTGATATTGAAACCGAACTTGAATTTTTTGTAGATAAATCAGATTATTATTCAAGCAGAGATGAAGAATATGCTGTAATAGACTCTGACTGGAATAAACATGTGATGCTCGTCGGCCAAACGGAGACCATCCCATTTGACGTGACATTAATTGTGAACAGCAAATTAAAATGTCAAAGTATAGAGCTGAACAAAACCGATTAA
- a CDS encoding DUF1837 domain-containing protein has translation MAEFTKSNPDVLSGELDVSPDHYASIIDHIQEDCNINDRLQASFHFIKYHDCVNRESDFLKTLSGYLVQYCFSKQRYKSANVFEIQQLFIEARDKFFNPKDSSNGRSGASRSGELGEIALYFLLESYLKSPQIVSKMALKTTGGENYKGSDGIHVGIVNNKKCFFYCESKLNKVKDNAFSSCIASVINFHLDKKDFEVSVVNNHIEIENDNLRQAVLDFLNPSKPKGDDWLEVNACFIGFDWPNFIDIEKCQPNEALMKKLTDDLKLEIETIKKHITDTIIFPTIKHRFFFFVMPFKDVENMRKNFLKLLYGGK, from the coding sequence ATGGCAGAATTCACAAAATCAAATCCTGATGTTTTATCAGGAGAATTGGACGTTAGTCCTGATCATTATGCTAGCATCATCGATCATATACAGGAAGATTGTAACATTAACGACCGGCTACAGGCCTCATTTCATTTTATTAAATATCACGATTGTGTCAATCGTGAAAGTGATTTCTTAAAAACGCTTTCCGGATACCTCGTTCAATATTGTTTTTCTAAACAACGTTATAAATCAGCCAACGTTTTTGAGATCCAACAACTGTTTATAGAGGCCAGGGATAAGTTTTTTAATCCTAAAGACTCATCCAATGGTCGAAGTGGTGCAAGCCGGTCGGGGGAGCTAGGTGAAATCGCTCTTTATTTTCTTTTAGAATCATATTTAAAATCTCCGCAGATCGTTAGTAAAATGGCGCTCAAAACCACTGGGGGCGAAAATTATAAGGGCTCGGATGGTATTCATGTAGGCATTGTAAATAATAAAAAGTGTTTTTTTTACTGTGAATCCAAGTTGAATAAGGTGAAGGATAACGCATTTAGTTCCTGTATTGCTTCAGTTATTAATTTTCACTTAGACAAAAAGGATTTCGAGGTATCTGTTGTCAATAATCATATTGAAATAGAAAACGATAATCTGCGGCAAGCGGTTTTAGACTTTTTAAACCCTTCCAAACCGAAAGGGGATGATTGGTTGGAAGTAAATGCATGTTTTATTGGGTTCGATTGGCCGAATTTCATAGATATCGAGAAGTGCCAGCCTAACGAAGCCCTAATGAAGAAACTGACAGATGATTTAAAATTGGAAATTGAAACCATCAAAAAACACATTACTGATACTATTATATTTCCTACTATAAAACACCGTTTTTTCTTTTTTGTGATGCCATTCAAGGATGTTGAAAACATGCGCAAGAATTTTTTGAAATTATTGTATGGAGGGAAATAA
- a CDS encoding DEAD/DEAH box helicase produces the protein MEGNNKTSIYDELATSIVASERFKIYLSLIRNELLNTFEPSRQQNDITKEDLKFLLESASILACATSDAHKQLAYAITVNVYNQFKSEYEDIDRIASFLLLRLGNFPGFQLLKNRAVERALEKELADINISQQYEVISKSIDNKVSVNGTDLYLTDFQRDAYHSLSIGQDYSFSAPTSAGKSFLMILFIIEQLQQCPELTIVYVVPTKALINQVKNDIRGAFNRYDIQGVGVHSSTTSFELTELQSAPTDKTKHIYILTQERLSHLLSRRDIPFVINTLIVDEAQKVGDGYRGVLLERVITQTARTYPKARIVFSSPLASNPEFFKKFKPELQESRTNNSPVHQNVLFLNSKRKDTFLSVLHDEVEALIEDNDLQKGCPSAKRAKMAYWAFHLGKGQSNILYGNGAAETEELAKHLSDLLPNVQDERIEEFVNFIQDNIHGEYTLITCLRKGVAFHYSTMPRELKEKIELLFSDETVPVNYLCCTSTLLEGMNMPAKNVFIIDPTKGQGNHMGKFDFWNLAGRAGRLLKDFYGNIYCIDPNSWNDESYIPERSIENYTIESSTENVLVDRAVDLTSYLQDVDQVFPGKDKELLEQTSSTFLINSLNDPSDTIGKYLNDHKITMESQQVTAIETAITGIINENVLPDFVIRKNPGIDMRLQNRLFAYFSTVPTSVSVPVYPAAFEFYNSIVNVYDVINTIFLASADTRMIRRYAFVSSVWIKENPLGYLIQEQVKYEQKEKKFSSVNKCVRTVVDLIDGILTYKYAKYTKCYNDILEYYIQTIKADVKLINISAYLELGACNPTTISLISLGLSRTTAIRLRTLIGQNDLDRAACVNWLSQNYTRYKNRLPVVCQDDYDNNFNE, from the coding sequence ATGGAGGGAAATAATAAAACATCTATTTACGATGAGTTGGCAACTTCGATTGTTGCATCAGAGCGGTTTAAAATATATTTGTCGCTGATTCGTAACGAGCTATTGAATACGTTCGAGCCTAGTAGGCAGCAGAATGATATAACTAAGGAGGATTTGAAATTTTTATTGGAATCCGCTTCTATTTTAGCTTGTGCAACTTCGGACGCACACAAACAACTTGCTTATGCTATTACGGTAAATGTCTATAACCAGTTCAAATCAGAATATGAGGATATTGATCGAATCGCCTCTTTTCTCTTATTGAGGCTTGGTAATTTCCCGGGGTTTCAGTTACTTAAAAACAGGGCAGTTGAACGAGCATTAGAAAAGGAATTGGCCGATATTAATATCAGTCAGCAATATGAGGTCATTTCAAAAAGTATTGATAACAAAGTTTCCGTGAATGGAACTGATCTTTATCTGACAGATTTTCAGCGAGACGCATATCATAGTCTCAGTATTGGGCAAGATTATAGTTTTTCAGCACCTACCTCAGCCGGGAAATCTTTTTTAATGATTTTGTTTATTATAGAACAACTTCAACAGTGCCCTGAACTTACTATCGTGTATGTCGTTCCTACAAAAGCCTTGATCAACCAAGTTAAAAATGATATAAGAGGCGCCTTTAATCGCTATGATATTCAGGGCGTTGGAGTGCATTCTTCTACAACTTCTTTTGAATTGACGGAGTTGCAAAGCGCTCCAACTGATAAAACCAAACATATCTACATACTTACCCAGGAACGGTTAAGCCACTTGTTATCAAGACGCGATATTCCTTTTGTTATTAACACTTTGATTGTTGATGAAGCGCAAAAAGTTGGTGACGGATACCGCGGCGTATTATTGGAAAGAGTGATTACACAAACAGCGCGTACTTACCCGAAAGCCAGGATTGTATTTTCTTCACCCTTGGCGTCCAATCCGGAGTTTTTCAAAAAATTCAAGCCAGAATTACAAGAATCGAGAACAAACAATTCGCCGGTACATCAAAATGTACTCTTTTTGAATAGCAAGAGAAAGGACACTTTTTTGTCGGTGTTGCATGACGAAGTAGAAGCTCTGATTGAAGATAACGACCTTCAAAAAGGATGTCCAAGCGCTAAACGCGCGAAGATGGCTTATTGGGCATTTCACTTAGGAAAAGGACAGTCTAATATTCTCTACGGAAATGGCGCGGCCGAAACTGAAGAGCTGGCCAAGCACCTTTCCGATTTATTACCGAATGTGCAAGATGAACGGATCGAAGAATTTGTCAATTTTATTCAGGACAATATTCACGGGGAGTACACTTTGATCACCTGCTTGCGTAAAGGTGTTGCGTTTCATTATTCGACCATGCCGCGGGAACTAAAGGAAAAAATTGAACTTTTATTTTCAGATGAAACTGTTCCGGTGAATTATTTATGTTGCACCAGTACCCTTTTGGAAGGAATGAACATGCCTGCAAAGAATGTCTTTATCATTGATCCTACCAAAGGACAGGGGAACCACATGGGTAAATTTGATTTTTGGAATCTTGCAGGTAGGGCAGGACGACTATTAAAGGATTTTTATGGCAATATCTATTGTATTGACCCAAACTCTTGGAACGATGAAAGTTACATCCCTGAAAGATCTATTGAAAACTACACCATTGAAAGTTCCACTGAAAATGTTTTGGTCGATAGAGCAGTAGATTTAACCAGCTACCTACAAGATGTTGACCAAGTTTTTCCAGGTAAAGATAAAGAGCTATTAGAACAAACATCATCTACTTTTTTGATTAATTCGCTGAACGATCCAAGCGATACTATCGGCAAATACCTTAATGACCATAAGATTACGATGGAAAGCCAGCAGGTAACTGCTATCGAAACTGCGATTACCGGAATTATCAATGAAAACGTGTTACCCGATTTTGTAATCCGGAAGAATCCGGGCATCGATATGAGGTTGCAAAACCGGCTATTTGCGTATTTCAGCACTGTGCCTACCAGTGTATCGGTGCCGGTTTATCCAGCAGCCTTTGAATTTTATAATTCTATAGTTAATGTTTACGACGTTATCAATACCATATTTTTGGCTTCGGCAGACACCCGTATGATTAGACGTTATGCGTTCGTTTCTTCCGTCTGGATTAAAGAAAATCCTTTAGGTTACCTGATTCAGGAACAAGTAAAATATGAACAAAAAGAGAAAAAGTTTTCATCTGTAAATAAATGTGTAAGGACGGTAGTCGATTTAATAGATGGTATACTCACTTATAAATATGCCAAGTACACGAAATGCTACAACGATATTTTGGAGTACTATATTCAAACCATTAAGGCGGATGTTAAACTGATCAATATATCGGCTTATCTGGAACTGGGTGCATGCAACCCGACAACGATTAGCTTAATATCTTTGGGTCTATCCAGAACAACTGCCATAAGATTACGCACCCTGATCGGGCAAAATGATCTTGATCGCGCGGCATGTGTTAATTGGTTGAGTCAAAATTATACGCGATACAAAAACCGTTTGCCGGTAGTTTGCCAGGATGATTACGACAATAATTTTAACGAATAA
- a CDS encoding redoxin domain-containing protein, with protein sequence MKPFTGCTESLLFFLKHTDQFLKRSVRLKRRNESAKENAFRNTSDPNNDKTLGRALVIGYIILLIILSISQVVSTFAQAPSKGLQIGDTIPEKIWHLPLQVAGHPENRSTITLNDFRGKLVLIDFWATWCTSCIANFPKVDSLQKQFVEKLQVLMVTREGENKVLPFLTRYKKNHGTSPEHPSVLSDTLLHRLFPHRLIPHYVWITPEGRVAAITGPESLNARTVRMLLAGAPAPLFVKKDLDPEKPLFLPPLPEGARLYQSLLLKGHYNGLGSGNRHYSNDSCRGIAVTNSTALWLYQTAALALFEKHGELFTGRRMVLNCSPEVSSGAPPNQYTYQLLLPAGREADLYSSMLSDLNRYLPFRGVIENRQVNCLVLRLRGSTAMLKSKGGEPLNRLLDKAHPRLRNSPLRYLVVRLNQLNRLELPVIDETDFSGKVDLDLDTSFDDLASLQRALKPYGLELVKAVRSIPMLVISDHP encoded by the coding sequence ATGAAGCCATTCACAGGCTGCACAGAATCCCTATTGTTCTTTTTGAAGCATACAGACCAATTCTTAAAGCGAAGCGTTCGTTTAAAACGAAGAAATGAAAGCGCAAAAGAAAATGCTTTTCGCAACACTTCTGATCCCAACAACGATAAAACCTTAGGCCGCGCCCTGGTTATAGGATATATCATTCTTCTTATTATTCTCTCCATTTCGCAGGTCGTTTCAACTTTTGCACAGGCTCCGTCAAAAGGTCTGCAAATAGGAGATACGATACCCGAAAAGATTTGGCATCTCCCTCTTCAGGTGGCAGGTCATCCCGAAAATAGATCTACCATCACCCTGAATGACTTTCGCGGCAAGCTGGTGCTGATCGACTTCTGGGCCACCTGGTGTACCAGCTGCATCGCTAACTTTCCCAAAGTTGATTCCCTGCAAAAGCAGTTTGTCGAAAAGCTCCAGGTACTGATGGTTACCCGGGAAGGGGAGAACAAGGTGCTGCCCTTCCTGACCCGCTATAAGAAGAACCACGGCACTTCACCCGAGCACCCTAGTGTGCTTTCAGATACCCTTTTACATCGCTTGTTCCCACACCGCCTGATCCCGCACTATGTGTGGATCACGCCCGAGGGCAGGGTGGCTGCCATTACCGGCCCGGAGAGCCTGAATGCCAGGACTGTCAGGATGCTGCTTGCAGGTGCCCCGGCGCCGCTGTTTGTGAAGAAAGATCTGGACCCGGAAAAGCCTCTCTTTCTACCGCCTCTGCCTGAGGGCGCCAGATTGTACCAGTCCCTGCTGCTGAAAGGACATTATAACGGATTGGGCAGCGGCAACCGCCACTACAGCAACGACAGCTGCCGGGGCATCGCCGTTACCAACTCCACGGCCCTGTGGCTTTACCAAACGGCCGCCCTTGCTCTTTTTGAAAAGCACGGCGAACTGTTTACCGGCCGGCGCATGGTCCTGAACTGCAGTCCGGAGGTATCCTCCGGTGCTCCGCCCAACCAATACACCTACCAGTTGCTTTTGCCCGCAGGCAGGGAGGCCGATCTTTACAGCAGCATGCTGAGCGACCTCAATCGCTATCTGCCTTTCCGTGGAGTTATTGAAAATCGGCAGGTAAACTGCCTGGTGCTTCGCCTCAGGGGCAGTACGGCGATGCTCAAATCCAAAGGAGGGGAGCCGCTGAACCGGCTGCTGGACAAGGCGCATCCCCGGTTGCGGAACTCACCCTTACGCTACCTCGTCGTGCGCCTCAACCAGCTGAACCGGCTGGAGCTCCCGGTGATTGATGAAACGGACTTCAGCGGCAAGGTTGATCTCGATCTCGACACCTCCTTTGACGACCTTGCCTCCCTGCAGCGGGCCCTTAAGCCTTACGGCCTGGAGCTGGTGAAAGCGGTACGCAGCATCCCTATGTTAGTTATTTCTGATCATCCTTAA
- a CDS encoding SusC/RagA family TonB-linked outer membrane protein: MKQLLFITFLVCASLPAWCRQALSGNVYSADNNTPLAGASLRLKGSSTGTTTGRSGEFTLQVSGSRVTIIVSYVGFKTTELAISLPLKRPLEILLEPSAESLQEVSVSTGYQTLPRERSTGSFSQVDRRTLNQQVSTDVISRLEAVANGLVVGRTNNTGITIRGLSTILGDKGPLIVLDNFPYEGDINNINPNEVASITLLKDAAAASIWGARAGNGVIVITTKKGRFNQPLSVDFSSNVSLTGKPDLFYLRQMSSSDFIDVEQMLYEKGYYNDKLSSPGKPALSPVVELLDQTGRTVSAEEAKAQINSWRSLDVRNDYRQYLYRSAVNQQYALSLTGGSGQMAWAASGGYDRNVSNLDAAYNRASLNFNSSIRPLKNLQLSAAITYTRSESATGRPGYGEIYANTSYLYPYARLADEHGNALPLARNYRSSYTDTAGRGKLPDWRYFPLEEYNHTPGTTMTRDALMNFGLNYRLAEGLNLDLKYQYEQQQREGRQLYDAGSFYARNLVNSFAQLSAAGSLSYPVPPGGVLDLLQQDLSVNNARAQINFDRSIGRHTIVALAGAELRSSRTLANAHRSYGYNPDVLSFGNVDYSVTYPSFVDGSTSFIPNKDSYDDFLGRYVSLFANAAYTWQGKYTLSASARRDASNLFGVKTNDRWNPLWSAGLAWDLSRESFYKLAWLPDLKLRATYGFSGNVNSSLAAVTTIQYFGTNPYLFTPYTIFSNYANPELKWETSRMLNLAADFRTRDSRLRGSVEYYRKKGTDLLGPSLIDYTSGTGSSITKNVASMKGRGVDIELNSVNIKGTLGWTTSFNLSFYKDEVTSYYLFSQQGASFVGLNSRIAGIVGRPVYSALAFRWGGLDPQTGDPQGYVNGELSKDYAALTGSGTAIDDLVYKGPAMPTAFGSMGNTLSWKGFSLTARLLYKFGSYFTRPSIDYSSLFSNGAGHSDYALRWQQPGDENTTSVPSVAYPANSRRDQFYRGSEVLVEKGDNIRLQYVNLSYDIGQQKLRTLPFKSLEVFLNLNNLGILWRANKQNLDPDYAFSDTSIPPALTVAAGIRASLK, translated from the coding sequence GTGAAACAGCTTCTATTTATCACATTTCTTGTTTGTGCCTCCCTGCCTGCATGGTGCAGGCAGGCCCTCAGCGGCAACGTTTATTCCGCTGATAACAACACGCCTCTTGCCGGGGCCTCCCTGCGCCTGAAAGGCAGCAGCACGGGCACCACCACCGGGCGCAGCGGAGAGTTCACCCTGCAGGTTAGCGGCAGCCGTGTTACAATCATCGTGAGCTACGTCGGCTTTAAAACCACAGAACTGGCCATCAGCCTTCCCCTGAAGCGCCCCCTGGAGATATTGCTTGAGCCCTCGGCAGAAAGCCTGCAGGAAGTGTCTGTCTCCACCGGCTACCAAACTCTTCCTCGCGAGCGCTCCACGGGCTCCTTCAGTCAGGTGGACCGCCGCACCCTCAATCAGCAGGTGAGCACCGACGTGATTTCCCGCCTGGAAGCTGTGGCGAACGGACTGGTGGTAGGCCGTACCAATAACACGGGCATCACCATCCGCGGGCTGAGCACCATCCTGGGCGACAAAGGTCCCCTGATCGTGCTCGACAACTTTCCTTACGAAGGCGATATTAACAACATCAACCCCAATGAGGTGGCGAGTATCACCCTGCTTAAAGATGCTGCCGCTGCCTCCATCTGGGGGGCACGGGCAGGCAACGGCGTGATCGTGATCACGACCAAAAAGGGCCGGTTTAACCAGCCCCTGTCGGTTGATTTCAGCTCCAATGTGTCCCTGACCGGCAAGCCCGACCTCTTTTATCTCAGGCAGATGTCCTCCTCAGATTTCATTGATGTGGAGCAGATGCTCTATGAAAAGGGCTACTATAACGACAAGCTCAGCTCGCCCGGGAAACCAGCCCTCTCACCGGTGGTCGAGCTGCTGGACCAGACAGGGCGAACAGTATCCGCTGAAGAAGCCAAAGCGCAGATCAATTCCTGGCGCAGCCTGGATGTCCGCAATGATTACCGGCAATACCTCTACCGGAGTGCGGTAAACCAGCAGTACGCCCTGAGCTTAACAGGAGGCTCGGGGCAGATGGCCTGGGCAGCCTCAGGAGGCTATGACCGTAACGTCAGTAACCTCGATGCCGCTTATAACCGCGCAAGCCTGAACTTCAACAGCAGCATCAGGCCCCTGAAAAACCTTCAGCTGAGTGCCGCAATTACCTATACACGCAGCGAAAGCGCTACCGGCAGGCCGGGCTACGGCGAGATCTATGCGAACACTTCTTACTTGTACCCTTATGCGCGGCTGGCCGATGAGCATGGCAACGCTTTGCCGCTGGCACGCAATTACCGCTCTTCGTATACCGATACAGCAGGGAGGGGTAAGCTGCCCGACTGGCGTTATTTCCCGCTCGAAGAATATAATCATACTCCCGGAACCACCATGACCCGCGACGCCCTGATGAACTTCGGCCTGAACTACCGCCTGGCAGAGGGCTTGAACCTCGATCTGAAATACCAGTACGAGCAGCAGCAGCGTGAGGGCAGGCAGCTCTATGATGCCGGAAGCTTCTATGCCCGCAACCTGGTCAACTCCTTCGCTCAGCTCAGCGCAGCGGGATCCTTGAGCTACCCGGTACCCCCGGGAGGTGTCCTCGACCTGTTGCAGCAGGATCTGAGTGTAAACAATGCCCGCGCGCAGATCAACTTCGACCGCTCCATAGGCAGGCATACCATCGTGGCCCTGGCAGGGGCAGAGCTGCGCAGCAGCCGCACATTGGCTAATGCCCACCGCAGCTATGGCTATAACCCCGACGTGCTCAGCTTCGGCAACGTGGATTATTCGGTCACCTATCCCTCTTTTGTGGATGGCAGCACCTCTTTCATTCCCAATAAAGACTCTTATGATGACTTCCTGGGCCGCTATGTCTCTTTGTTTGCCAATGCCGCTTATACCTGGCAGGGCAAGTATACCCTTTCGGCCAGTGCCCGCAGGGATGCCTCTAATCTCTTCGGGGTGAAAACCAACGACCGCTGGAATCCCCTCTGGTCGGCAGGGCTGGCCTGGGACCTCTCCCGCGAGAGCTTCTATAAGCTCGCCTGGCTGCCCGATCTGAAGCTGCGGGCAACCTATGGCTTCAGCGGCAACGTAAACAGCTCGCTGGCTGCCGTCACTACCATCCAGTACTTCGGTACAAACCCCTACCTGTTCACTCCCTACACCATCTTCAGCAACTACGCCAACCCCGAGCTGAAGTGGGAGACCTCGCGCATGCTGAACCTGGCGGCCGACTTCCGCACGCGCGACAGCCGCCTCAGGGGCTCTGTAGAGTATTACCGCAAGAAGGGCACCGACTTGCTCGGCCCTTCACTGATTGACTATACCAGCGGTACCGGCAGCAGCATCACTAAGAACGTGGCTTCTATGAAGGGCAGGGGAGTGGATATTGAATTGAACAGCGTCAACATAAAAGGTACACTGGGCTGGACTACCAGCTTTAACCTGAGCTTCTATAAAGACGAGGTGACCAGTTATTACCTGTTCTCTCAGCAGGGTGCCAGCTTTGTGGGCCTCAACAGCCGCATCGCCGGCATTGTGGGCAGGCCGGTATATTCGGCGCTGGCCTTCCGCTGGGGAGGGCTCGATCCGCAGACGGGCGACCCCCAGGGCTACGTGAATGGGGAACTTTCAAAAGACTATGCCGCCCTCACCGGCAGCGGCACTGCCATTGACGACCTGGTATATAAGGGACCGGCCATGCCGACGGCCTTCGGCTCAATGGGCAACACCTTAAGCTGGAAGGGTTTTTCGCTTACGGCCCGCCTGCTTTATAAGTTTGGCTCCTACTTTACCCGCCCGTCTATCGACTACTCCAGCCTGTTCAGCAACGGGGCCGGCCATTCGGATTACGCCCTGCGCTGGCAGCAGCCGGGGGATGAGAATACTACTTCCGTGCCTTCGGTCGCTTATCCTGCTAATTCACGGCGCGACCAGTTTTACCGGGGCTCTGAAGTGCTGGTGGAAAAGGGGGATAACATCCGCCTTCAGTATGTTAACCTCAGCTACGACATTGGTCAGCAGAAGCTGCGCACCCTGCCTTTTAAGTCGCTGGAGGTGTTCCTTAACCTGAATAACCTGGGCATCCTCTGGAGGGCAAACAAGCAGAACCTGGATCCCGACTATGCTTTTTCGGATACCAGCATCCCGCCCGCTCTTACCGTAGCCGCCGGGATCAGGGCATCTTTAAAATAA